From Thalassococcus sp. S3, one genomic window encodes:
- a CDS encoding trimethylamine methyltransferase family protein — protein sequence MNARAGGRRRRGAQTPPPRRDINYRQLRNPFPALKVWSEDEVAGIHDAALSVLEDLGLKVLLPEARALFQAGGARVDEASEMVWIGREIVEAAVASAPRSFPLHAGHPSRDLVMEPGALIFQPGAGAPHATDLRRGRRPGTEQDFRDLIRLTHHFDVLHMLPPLVEPQDVPMHLRHYALTEAQLTLSDKFPFVFSRGTPQVEQCFEMIRDFRGLSDAEFESSARCYTIINTNSPRQIDIPMAQGLIDFARAGQPSIVTPFTLMGAMAPITVGGAITLSHAEALAAITLTQLARPGAPVCYGTFTSNVDMKSGAPAFGTPEQMKANAAAGQLARYIDLPWRSAAGSAANLSDVQAAQETQFSLWGALMAGATVVIHAAGWLEGGLTVSFEKLVTDVEVLQMVAEMCAAPPADPALEALAEVQPGGHFFGAAHTMARYQTEFYDPLAADWSNFGTWTERGGLDATTRATAIWTRILEEGQPPAHDGDRIAALHDYIRRAGEAGGAAPVS from the coding sequence ATGAACGCGCGGGCTGGCGGGCGGAGACGGCGGGGCGCGCAGACGCCCCCGCCCCGGCGCGACATCAACTACCGGCAGCTGCGCAATCCGTTCCCCGCGCTGAAGGTCTGGTCCGAGGACGAGGTGGCCGGCATCCATGACGCCGCGCTCTCGGTACTGGAGGACCTTGGGCTCAAGGTTCTGCTACCGGAGGCCCGCGCGCTTTTTCAGGCTGGCGGCGCCCGGGTCGACGAGGCCAGCGAAATGGTCTGGATCGGACGAGAGATTGTCGAGGCGGCAGTTGCCTCCGCGCCCCGCTCCTTCCCGCTGCATGCGGGTCATCCATCCCGCGATCTGGTCATGGAGCCCGGCGCGCTGATCTTTCAGCCCGGCGCAGGCGCACCGCACGCGACCGACCTGCGGCGCGGGCGGCGTCCGGGGACGGAGCAGGATTTCCGCGACCTGATCCGCCTGACCCATCATTTCGACGTGCTGCACATGCTACCCCCGTTGGTTGAGCCGCAGGACGTGCCGATGCACCTGCGCCACTATGCCCTGACCGAGGCGCAACTGACCCTGTCGGACAAGTTCCCCTTCGTCTTTTCGCGCGGGACGCCGCAAGTGGAGCAGTGTTTCGAGATGATCCGGGATTTCCGAGGTCTCTCGGACGCCGAGTTCGAAAGCAGCGCGCGGTGCTACACGATCATCAACACCAACTCCCCCCGGCAGATCGATATTCCGATGGCGCAGGGGCTGATCGACTTTGCCCGTGCGGGCCAGCCGTCGATCGTTACCCCGTTCACCCTGATGGGGGCGATGGCCCCGATCACCGTGGGCGGGGCGATCACGCTCAGCCATGCTGAGGCTTTGGCGGCGATCACGCTCACCCAGCTGGCCCGCCCGGGCGCACCGGTGTGCTATGGCACCTTCACCTCGAACGTGGATATGAAGTCGGGCGCGCCCGCCTTCGGCACGCCGGAACAGATGAAGGCCAACGCGGCGGCAGGTCAACTTGCGCGCTATATCGACCTGCCCTGGCGGTCTGCGGCGGGAAGTGCCGCCAATCTAAGCGATGTACAGGCCGCGCAGGAGACACAGTTCAGCCTCTGGGGCGCACTGATGGCGGGGGCCACGGTGGTGATCCACGCCGCCGGGTGGCTGGAAGGCGGGCTGACGGTCTCATTTGAAAAGCTGGTCACGGATGTCGAAGTGCTGCAGATGGTGGCGGAGATGTGCGCCGCCCCGCCGGCCGATCCGGCGCTTGAGGCGCTTGCAGAGGTCCAGCCGGGCGGACATTTCTTCGGCGCGGCCCATACGATGGCACGCTATCAGACGGAGTTTTATGATCCACTTGCCGCGGATTGGTCCAATTTCGGCACCTGGACAGAACGCGGCGGGCTGGATGCGACCACACGGGCCACGGCGATCTGGACGCGTATCCTGGAGGAGGGTCAGCCGCCCGCTCATGACGGGGACCGGATCGCGGCGCTTCACGACTATATCCGGCGTGCGGGCGAGGCCGGCGGCGCGGCACCGGTGAGCTGA
- a CDS encoding FAD-dependent oxidoreductase, producing the protein MKSQYRVVVIGGGVVGASVLYHLAKFGWTDVVMLERSVLTAGSSWHAAGGIHALNADPNIAALQAYTIDLLSEIEAESGQNIGLHMTGGLTMAGTPERWEWLQSAYRTFQSIGIEDCRLVSPKEAQDLCPIMSTDGLLGGMWADREGYVDTTGTVHAYAIAARKRGAEYYEHTKVEELIQTDEGWQVVTDKGTITCEHVVNAAGLWAKQVGRMAGVELPVSPLKHHYLISDTIPQLEELDFEVPMTVDLEGFTYLRQDQKGVLLGIYEIDHEHWAMDGAPWDYGMELFQEQTDRIEKELILGFERYPALQEVGVKTWVNGAFTFSPDGNPLVGPVPGKRGYWTACAVMAGFLQGGGVGKSLAEWMIHGEPEADVYGMDVARYGRFAENRRYIRETTGQFYSRRFVMTYPNEQLPAGRPLKMAPAHDAMTEAGCKWGVSWDLEVPLYFAPKGFEETPTLKRSNAFPIVAEECKAIREGVGLLDITGFSRYEVTGPRAEAWLDRMMASKLPEPGRARLAPMLSETGKLKGDLTMLNWGDGTWWIMGSYYLREWHMRWFADHMEDGVSVRDLGEEVCGFGLAGPKSRAVIEKVAEGDVGALPFMGCGRFDIGLVRAHVARMSVTGELGFEISCRMGDHVALRRMLLEAGAEEGLRECGFNAMLSTRLEKSFGIWNAEFTQGYTPGMTGMDRWIAWDKPGFVGRDAALAERDGNGPTHRLVTLDVAAEDADASGFEPVWAGDTKVGFVTSGGYGHHLQKSLAMALVEPDHAEEGTELSVHVVGVERKARVIPASPYDPTGQAMRA; encoded by the coding sequence ATGAAATCGCAATATCGAGTCGTCGTAATTGGCGGCGGAGTGGTGGGGGCATCGGTCCTTTATCATCTGGCAAAGTTCGGCTGGACGGATGTGGTGATGCTGGAACGGTCGGTGCTGACCGCAGGGTCGTCCTGGCACGCGGCGGGGGGCATTCACGCGCTGAACGCGGACCCGAATATCGCCGCTCTGCAGGCCTACACCATCGACCTTCTGAGTGAGATTGAAGCGGAGAGCGGTCAGAATATCGGGCTGCACATGACAGGCGGGCTGACCATGGCGGGCACGCCGGAGCGTTGGGAATGGCTGCAATCGGCCTATCGCACCTTCCAATCCATCGGGATCGAGGATTGCCGCCTGGTCTCGCCCAAGGAAGCGCAGGACCTGTGCCCGATCATGTCAACGGACGGCCTGCTGGGCGGCATGTGGGCGGATCGCGAAGGGTATGTCGACACGACAGGCACGGTGCATGCCTATGCGATCGCGGCCAGAAAACGCGGAGCGGAATATTACGAGCACACCAAGGTCGAGGAGTTGATCCAGACCGATGAGGGCTGGCAGGTGGTCACCGACAAGGGGACGATCACGTGTGAGCATGTGGTGAATGCCGCCGGCCTCTGGGCCAAGCAGGTGGGGCGGATGGCGGGTGTGGAATTGCCGGTATCGCCGCTGAAACACCACTACCTGATCTCCGACACGATCCCTCAGCTTGAAGAGCTGGATTTCGAGGTGCCGATGACCGTGGACCTCGAAGGGTTCACCTATCTGCGGCAGGACCAGAAAGGCGTGCTGCTGGGTATCTACGAGATTGATCACGAGCATTGGGCCATGGACGGCGCACCGTGGGATTACGGGATGGAGCTCTTTCAGGAGCAGACCGACCGGATCGAAAAGGAGCTGATCCTGGGCTTTGAACGCTACCCCGCATTGCAGGAGGTGGGCGTGAAGACCTGGGTCAACGGCGCCTTTACCTTCTCGCCCGACGGTAATCCTCTGGTCGGTCCGGTACCGGGCAAGCGCGGCTATTGGACGGCGTGTGCGGTTATGGCGGGCTTTCTGCAGGGCGGCGGCGTTGGCAAGAGCCTCGCCGAATGGATGATCCATGGCGAGCCCGAGGCGGATGTCTACGGCATGGATGTCGCGCGCTATGGCCGCTTTGCCGAAAACAGGCGGTATATCCGCGAGACGACGGGGCAATTCTATTCACGCCGTTTCGTGATGACCTATCCCAACGAACAGCTTCCCGCGGGCCGCCCGCTCAAGATGGCCCCGGCTCATGACGCAATGACCGAAGCGGGTTGCAAATGGGGCGTGAGCTGGGATCTTGAAGTGCCGCTTTATTTCGCGCCCAAGGGGTTTGAGGAAACGCCGACCCTGAAACGCTCCAACGCGTTTCCCATCGTGGCCGAGGAATGCAAGGCGATCCGCGAAGGCGTGGGGCTGCTCGATATCACCGGCTTCTCCCGTTACGAGGTGACGGGCCCTCGGGCGGAGGCGTGGCTCGACCGGATGATGGCGTCGAAGCTGCCGGAGCCGGGCCGCGCGCGGCTGGCGCCGATGCTGAGCGAGACGGGCAAGCTGAAAGGCGACCTGACGATGCTCAACTGGGGCGACGGGACCTGGTGGATCATGGGCAGCTACTATCTGCGGGAGTGGCATATGCGCTGGTTCGCCGATCACATGGAAGACGGCGTCAGCGTCCGTGATCTGGGCGAAGAGGTGTGCGGCTTTGGTCTGGCCGGACCCAAATCGCGCGCGGTGATCGAGAAGGTGGCCGAGGGTGATGTCGGCGCCCTGCCTTTCATGGGCTGCGGGCGGTTCGATATCGGGCTGGTCCGCGCGCATGTGGCACGCATGTCGGTGACCGGAGAGTTAGGGTTCGAGATCTCTTGCCGCATGGGCGATCACGTGGCCTTGCGCCGGATGCTGCTGGAGGCAGGCGCCGAGGAGGGCCTCCGCGAATGCGGGTTCAACGCGATGCTCTCGACCCGGCTGGAAAAGAGCTTTGGCATCTGGAACGCCGAGTTCACTCAAGGCTACACGCCCGGCATGACCGGAATGGACCGCTGGATTGCCTGGGATAAGCCGGGCTTTGTCGGTCGTGACGCGGCATTGGCCGAGAGGGATGGCAATGGCCCGACGCATCGGCTGGTGACGCTCGATGTCGCGGCCGAAGATGCAGATGCCAGCGGGTTCGAGCCGGTCTGGGCAGGCGATACCAAGGTGGGCTTCGTGACCTCCGGCGGGTACGGGCACCACCTGCAAAAATCGCTGGCCATGGCACTGGTCGAGCCGGACCACGCGGAGGAAGGCACCGAATTGTCGGTCCATGTCGTCGGGGTCGAACGCAAGGCGCGGGTTATCCCCGCCTCGCCTTATGATCCCACGGGCCAGGCGATGCGGGCATGA
- a CDS encoding SDR family NAD(P)-dependent oxidoreductase, with protein MSVAGAHTVISGGGSGVGAALAEAYAEAGAKVTILGRRAEPLNEVAEKTGALAVPCDVTDAEAVDAALEAACKKNGPVSIAIANAGAASSAPFGKMTRDDLTAMLDVNLVGVFNLWRGALSDVKAQTGRMIAVASTAGLKGYSYVSGYCAAKHGVIGLTRALAVELAGTGVTVNAICPGFVDTPLLDASIDKITAATGRSRDAAVAELIAGNPQGRLIDPAEVAATALWLCSDAARSVNGHALSLSGGEI; from the coding sequence ATGAGCGTCGCGGGCGCCCATACCGTGATTTCCGGTGGCGGATCCGGCGTTGGCGCGGCCCTGGCAGAGGCCTATGCCGAGGCGGGCGCCAAAGTGACCATACTGGGTCGCCGGGCCGAGCCGTTGAACGAGGTGGCAGAGAAAACGGGCGCCCTCGCGGTGCCTTGCGATGTGACCGACGCGGAGGCCGTGGATGCAGCGCTTGAGGCGGCTTGCAAGAAAAATGGCCCCGTTTCCATTGCCATCGCCAATGCCGGTGCAGCTTCCAGCGCGCCTTTTGGCAAGATGACGCGGGATGATCTGACGGCGATGCTGGACGTCAATCTGGTCGGTGTCTTCAACCTGTGGCGCGGGGCCCTGTCCGACGTCAAGGCGCAGACGGGGCGGATGATCGCCGTGGCCTCCACAGCCGGTCTCAAGGGATATTCTTATGTGTCCGGCTATTGCGCAGCAAAACACGGCGTGATCGGCCTGACCCGGGCGTTGGCTGTCGAGCTTGCGGGAACGGGTGTGACCGTCAATGCCATCTGCCCGGGCTTCGTCGATACGCCGCTTCTCGACGCCTCCATCGACAAGATCACTGCCGCGACAGGCCGTTCGCGAGACGCGGCCGTGGCAGAGTTGATCGCGGGCAATCCGCAGGGCCGGCTGATCGACCCCGCAGAGGTCGCTGCAACGGCCCTCTGGCTCTGCTCGGATGCGGCGCGGTCAGTGAACGGCCACGCGCTCAGCCTGTCGGGAGGAGAGATATGA
- a CDS encoding TetR/AcrR family transcriptional regulator — translation MSDTPGNVKVTRADWLNVAKDALISDGVDQVKVLLLSERLDVSRSSFYWYFKSRSDLLDALLDDWEKTNTAALTKQAETPAPSITAAVCNIFRCVIDTEMFNTPLDFAIRDWARKSGKVRRALDQSDATRIAAITAMFARYDYPADEARTRALVLYYMQMGYNAADLQEPLEDRLKQVPDYLYVFTGQRVQDGELEAFSRFARAVADRN, via the coding sequence ATGAGCGATACGCCCGGCAATGTGAAGGTGACCCGCGCGGATTGGCTCAACGTGGCCAAGGACGCGCTGATCTCGGACGGGGTGGATCAGGTCAAGGTGCTGCTGTTGAGCGAGCGTCTGGACGTGTCGCGGTCGAGCTTTTACTGGTATTTCAAAAGCCGCAGCGATCTGCTCGATGCGCTCCTGGACGATTGGGAAAAGACCAACACCGCAGCGCTGACAAAACAGGCCGAGACCCCGGCGCCCAGCATCACCGCAGCCGTGTGCAACATTTTCCGGTGCGTAATCGACACCGAGATGTTCAACACGCCGCTCGATTTCGCCATCCGCGACTGGGCGCGCAAATCAGGCAAGGTGCGCCGGGCGCTGGACCAGTCCGACGCCACCCGCATTGCGGCGATCACCGCGATGTTCGCGCGCTATGACTATCCCGCCGATGAGGCCCGCACCCGTGCGCTGGTGCTTTATTACATGCAGATGGGGTATAACGCGGCGGACCTGCAGGAACCGCTGGAGGACCGGCTGAAGCAGGTGCCTGACTATCTTTACGTTTTCACCGGTCAACGCGTCCAAGACGGCGAGCTGGAGGCCTTTAGCCGCTTTGCACGCGCGGTGGCAGACCGGAACTGA
- a CDS encoding bifunctional salicylyl-CoA 5-hydroxylase/oxidoreductase yields MKVLCLGGGPAGLYFAISLKLRQPDADITVLERNRPDDTFGWGVVLSDETLGNLAANDPVSAEEIRAHFAYWDDIALHHKGQRLVSSGHGFCGIGRKRLLLILQARARELGVNLRFETEIESASRYKDDYDVVVACDGLNSKTRMEFADSFQPNVDVRKCHFVWLGTHQKFDDAFTFIFEKTDKGWIWVHAYQFDDDTATFIVECGPETFEAFGFDKMTQQESIAVCEDIFKDYLGGHALMTNANHIRGSAWIQFPRVLCEKWSHDNVVLLGDAAATAHFSIGSGTKLAMESAATLAELLTEEQSIEAAFARYEDERRLEVLRLQSAARNSLEWFEDVERYLDLDPVQLNYSLLTRSQRISHENLRERDGHWLGSAEKWFQDQAGARQNAPIRAPMFAPFRLREMHLANRVVVSPMAQYKAVEGCPTDWHLIHYGERAKGGAGLVYTEMTCVSDTGRITHGCPGLYAPEHEAAWRRLTDFVHAETEAKICCQIGHSGRKGSTQLGWERMDAPLPDGNWETLSASAIPWSEENPVPREITRADMDAIRDEFVAAAKMADRAGFDMIELHAAHGYLISSFISPLSNIRTDDYGGSLENRMRYPLEVFKAMRAAWPEGKPMSVRISANDWVGDDGITPEDAVQIAAMFSAAGADILDISAGQTSTEAKPVYGRMFQTPFSDRIRNEADVATMAVGNIYEPDHVNSILLAGRADLVCVGRPHLADPYWTFHAATEIGDRHADWPLPYLAGRDQAWRLADRAAEGEMKV; encoded by the coding sequence GTGAAGGTTCTATGCCTCGGCGGCGGTCCTGCCGGCCTCTATTTTGCAATCTCGCTCAAGCTGCGTCAGCCGGATGCGGATATTACCGTGTTGGAGCGCAACCGCCCAGACGACACGTTCGGCTGGGGCGTGGTTTTGTCAGACGAAACGCTCGGCAACCTTGCCGCGAACGACCCCGTCAGTGCCGAGGAGATCCGGGCCCATTTCGCCTATTGGGATGACATCGCGCTGCATCACAAGGGCCAGCGTCTTGTTTCGTCTGGCCATGGCTTCTGCGGCATCGGGCGTAAGAGGCTCTTGTTGATCCTGCAGGCCCGCGCGCGGGAACTCGGCGTAAATCTCCGCTTCGAGACGGAGATTGAAAGCGCCAGCCGCTACAAGGACGATTACGATGTCGTGGTCGCCTGCGACGGGCTGAACTCCAAGACACGCATGGAATTCGCCGACAGTTTCCAGCCCAATGTGGACGTGCGCAAATGCCATTTCGTCTGGCTGGGCACACATCAGAAATTCGACGACGCCTTCACCTTCATCTTCGAAAAGACCGACAAGGGCTGGATCTGGGTCCACGCCTATCAATTCGATGACGACACCGCGACATTCATCGTCGAATGCGGGCCCGAGACGTTCGAGGCTTTCGGCTTCGACAAAATGACACAGCAGGAATCCATCGCGGTCTGCGAGGACATCTTCAAGGATTATCTCGGCGGTCACGCCCTCATGACCAACGCCAACCACATCCGCGGTTCCGCCTGGATCCAATTTCCCCGTGTGCTCTGCGAAAAGTGGTCTCACGACAATGTCGTTCTATTGGGCGACGCGGCGGCGACCGCGCATTTCTCCATCGGCTCCGGCACCAAGCTGGCGATGGAAAGTGCCGCCACGCTTGCCGAATTGCTGACCGAAGAGCAAAGCATCGAAGCTGCCTTTGCGCGCTACGAAGACGAACGCCGGCTTGAGGTTCTACGTCTGCAATCGGCGGCTCGCAACTCGCTGGAATGGTTCGAGGATGTGGAGCGGTATCTCGATCTCGACCCGGTGCAGCTTAACTATTCGCTGCTCACAAGGTCCCAGAGGATCAGCCACGAAAACTTGCGCGAACGCGATGGGCACTGGCTGGGTTCAGCGGAGAAATGGTTTCAGGATCAGGCGGGCGCGCGGCAGAACGCGCCCATCCGTGCGCCCATGTTCGCCCCCTTCCGCCTGCGCGAGATGCATCTCGCCAACCGCGTCGTCGTCTCGCCCATGGCGCAATACAAGGCGGTCGAGGGCTGCCCCACCGATTGGCATCTCATCCATTATGGCGAGCGCGCCAAGGGCGGCGCGGGCCTTGTCTATACCGAGATGACGTGCGTGTCCGACACGGGCCGCATCACCCATGGCTGCCCCGGCCTTTACGCGCCCGAGCATGAGGCGGCCTGGCGCCGCCTCACCGATTTCGTGCATGCGGAGACCGAAGCCAAGATCTGCTGCCAGATCGGCCATTCGGGGCGCAAGGGCTCGACCCAGCTGGGATGGGAGCGGATGGATGCGCCCCTTCCCGACGGCAACTGGGAGACCTTGTCGGCCTCCGCCATTCCATGGTCCGAGGAAAACCCGGTCCCGCGCGAGATCACGCGCGCGGACATGGATGCGATCCGGGACGAATTCGTTGCCGCCGCGAAGATGGCGGACCGCGCGGGCTTTGACATGATCGAGTTGCACGCCGCCCACGGCTATCTGATCTCGTCCTTTATCTCGCCGCTCTCCAACATTCGTACCGACGATTATGGCGGATCGCTGGAAAACCGCATGCGTTACCCGTTGGAGGTTTTCAAAGCCATGCGCGCCGCGTGGCCCGAGGGAAAGCCCATGTCCGTCCGCATCTCCGCCAATGATTGGGTGGGCGATGACGGGATCACGCCCGAGGACGCTGTGCAAATTGCCGCGATGTTCTCGGCGGCGGGTGCCGATATCCTCGACATTTCAGCCGGCCAGACCTCGACCGAGGCTAAACCGGTCTATGGTCGCATGTTTCAGACGCCGTTTTCGGACCGGATCCGGAACGAGGCAGACGTCGCCACGATGGCAGTCGGCAATATCTACGAGCCCGATCACGTGAACTCGATCCTGCTGGCAGGCAGAGCTGATCTGGTCTGTGTGGGCCGCCCGCATCTGGCCGATCCCTACTGGACCTTCCACGCGGCCACCGAAATCGGCGACCGTCACGCCGACTGGCCGCTCCCCTATCTCGCCGGTCGCGATCAGGCCTGGCGCCTCGCCGACCGCGCGGCGGAGGGGGAGATGAAGGTATGA